From the genome of Vicinamibacterales bacterium, one region includes:
- a CDS encoding ROK family protein, whose protein sequence is MSEVRIGIDLGGTKIEGIALASDGRTLSRQRVPTPRDDYDATVQAIIDLINSIEHEVGSRGTVGIGTPGAVSPATGRIKNSNSTWVNGRALLEDLTSRLNRPLRLDNDANCFALSEALDGGGKGARVVFGVILGTGTGGGVIVDGRPLDGVNAIGGEWGHNPLPWPTPEEVPGPPCYCGQRGCLETFLSGPGLSRDYEADTGTWRSAPDIAKAAREDEPAATAALERYEDRLARGLATVINLIDPEIVVLGGGLSNLESLYARVPALWTAYVFSDRVDTQLVRPVHGDSSGVRGAAWLWGRTV, encoded by the coding sequence ATGAGTGAAGTGCGAATTGGTATCGACTTAGGCGGCACGAAGATCGAGGGAATCGCTCTTGCTTCCGATGGAAGAACCCTGTCACGGCAGCGCGTGCCTACGCCACGCGACGACTATGACGCTACCGTTCAGGCGATTATTGATCTCATAAACTCCATTGAGCATGAGGTCGGAAGTCGGGGTACCGTGGGCATAGGGACGCCGGGTGCAGTGTCTCCTGCGACCGGTCGAATCAAGAATTCTAACTCCACCTGGGTCAACGGCCGTGCTTTGCTGGAAGACTTAACGTCGCGCTTAAACCGTCCATTGCGCCTCGATAACGATGCCAACTGTTTTGCGCTGTCCGAGGCACTCGATGGTGGTGGCAAGGGTGCCCGCGTGGTCTTCGGTGTCATTTTGGGCACAGGCACGGGTGGTGGGGTGATCGTCGACGGACGACCGCTCGACGGTGTGAACGCGATCGGCGGTGAATGGGGTCACAACCCTCTGCCTTGGCCCACACCAGAGGAGGTCCCCGGACCGCCCTGTTACTGTGGACAACGTGGTTGCCTCGAAACCTTCTTGTCTGGTCCTGGGCTCAGCCGGGACTACGAGGCTGATACCGGAACGTGGCGGTCGGCACCAGACATCGCAAAAGCTGCGCGTGAAGACGAACCGGCGGCTACGGCGGCGCTCGAACGATACGAGGACCGACTTGCCCGTGGTTTAGCGACGGTTATCAACCTGATCGATCCCGAAATTGTCGTTTTGGGTGGGGGCCTGTCGAACCTAGAATCACTCTATGCACGGGTCCCGGCACTCTGGACGGCGTATGTCTTTTCGGACCGTGTTGACACCCAACTCGTACGACCCGTTCACGGTGATTCGAGTGGCGTACGCGGAGCAGCTTGGCTTTGGGGAAGGACAGTATAA
- a CDS encoding MBL fold metallo-hydrolase, with translation MTPRTFLTVLVFLSACTPSSDQASSSDSGQVEEAAVMGPTVGVDEIADNVYRFSYNNHRSLFIATTDGVLVTDPQSTEAAERYLEEIRKITDAPIRYLVYSHYHNDHASGGAVFGDDVVTISHENVLTHLEDEGMTAVRPPDETFVDEMSLTIGDIDVDLSFPGHSETDSNIILHIPSRRLVFIVDTLSVRSLPWRDLASGDLAGWTAALETLTEYDVDQFVPGHGEIGTHDDVREHLEYFETLTREVTDRMDDGQSLQAIQASLELPQYATWRNYNEHFALNIEGIYRELAEQRQ, from the coding sequence ATGACACCTCGCACATTCCTGACTGTTCTCGTCTTTCTAAGTGCCTGCACTCCGTCGTCTGACCAGGCGTCGTCCAGTGATTCTGGTCAAGTAGAAGAAGCAGCGGTGATGGGGCCAACTGTCGGAGTCGACGAGATCGCCGACAACGTATATCGCTTTAGCTACAACAACCATCGCTCACTATTCATTGCGACCACCGATGGGGTGCTCGTCACCGACCCACAATCAACTGAAGCGGCAGAGCGATACCTCGAGGAAATACGAAAAATTACTGACGCACCGATCCGGTATCTCGTGTACAGCCACTATCACAATGACCACGCGTCTGGAGGCGCCGTGTTCGGCGACGACGTCGTCACCATTAGTCATGAGAACGTCTTAACTCATCTCGAAGATGAGGGAATGACAGCGGTTAGGCCGCCAGATGAGACCTTCGTCGACGAGATGTCCCTGACTATCGGCGACATCGATGTCGACCTGTCGTTCCCAGGACACTCGGAAACCGACAGCAACATCATTCTGCACATCCCGTCGCGCCGTCTAGTATTCATCGTCGATACCCTATCCGTCCGGTCGCTTCCGTGGCGCGACCTTGCATCTGGTGACCTCGCTGGCTGGACTGCGGCACTCGAGACCCTAACTGAATACGATGTCGATCAGTTCGTGCCTGGCCACGGCGAGATCGGAACTCACGACGATGTGCGCGAGCATCTCGAGTATTTCGAAACACTCACACGTGAGGTGACCGACCGAATGGACGACGGCCAGTCACTACAAGCCATCCAGGCTTCGCTCGAACTACCGCAGTACGCCACTTGGAGAAACTACAACGAACATTTTGCACTGAACATCGAAGGTATTTATCGTGAACTGGCGGAACAGCGCCAATGA